ATCGACCCGGATTTCGAATATACAGTCGATGTGAATAAGTTCCGTTCGAAAAGCAAAAACTGCCCCTACGACGGCTGGAAGCTGAAAGGCAAAGTCGAATACACAATCGTCGGCGGAGAAATCAGATACTCGACATTCGCCACGGTGTAACCATGTCGCAACAGGCGGAAAATTTAACGTGCTGATAATTGACGGTTATAATTTGCTGCGGACCGTGCAGAATCTGACAGAGCATTCCTCAGAAATCACCGATGTTCAGATTTGCCGGATAATAAACGAATATCTTTACAGAACAAAAAAGAAAGGCTGTCTCGTCTTTGACGGAATCGGGCCGAAAGACAAATCGCCTTTCAATAATTTATTTTTTCTGGAAATAACTTTTTCCGGCACCAGCCGCGAAGCTGACGATATTATTGAAACGATGATTGTCGAAAGCAGCGCCCCGAAAAGTCTTATCGTCGTCAGCAGCGACAGACGGATTAAAAGAGCGGCTGAAAAAAGAAAAGCGACCGCCGTCGATTCTGTCGATTTCTGGACGGAGGTAATTAAAACACTTGAGAAAAAAAGAAAAAGGAAATTAGAGCCGCAGGCAAAATTTACAGGTATAACCGAAGCCGAAACGGAATACTGGCTGAGGGAATTTGGTCTTTTAAAATAAAAACACGGAGAAAATTATGGCTTACACAATCGGACTTGACTACGGAACAAATTCCGTAAGATGCGTTGTAGTTAATACAAAAAATGGCGATGAAATAGGAACCGCTGTCTTTTCGTACCCATCGGGCAAAGATGGCATCATACTCGACCATTCAGACGCGAATGTCGCAAGACAAAATCCGGCTGATTATATAAAAGGTATCGAGATAAGCGTAAAAAACGCATTGATACAGGCGAAGAAAAACGATAAAAATTTTTCAGCAGATAAAATTATCGGCTTCGGCGTCGATACAACAGGTTCTACGCCGATTCCTGTCGATAAAAACGGCACTCCCCTTTCTGAGCTGGCTAAATTCAAAAATAACCCCAACGCGATGGCATGGCTTTGGAAAGACCATACAGGATACGCTGAGGCGGCGCAGATTACCGCCCTTGCGAAAAAACTTTATCCTGAATATCTTGCCAAGTGCGGCGGAACATATTCATCCGAATGGTTCTTCAGCAAAATACTGCATTGCCTCAACATCGATAAAAAAGTTTTCGACGCTGCGTATAGCTGGGTCGAATGCTCAGACTATATCCCTGCTGTTCTTGTCGGCGACACCAAACCTGAAAATCTGAAGTGCAGCAGATGCGCAGCGGGACATAAGGCGATGTTCAGCGAAGAATGGGGCGGACTGCCCGCAAAAAGTTTTCTGAGCAAACTCAATCCCAAGCTCGGCGCATTGCGAGAGAGGCTCTACAAAAAAACTTATACCGTCGAGACTGCCGCAGGCGGACTTTCAAAAGAATGGGCAAAAAAACTCGGACTTGCTGAAAATATTCCTGTCGCTGTCGGTGCATTCGATGCACATCTTGGAGCGGTAGGCAGCGGCGTCAAGAATGGTACGCTCGTAAAGATAATAGGAACAAGCACCTGCGACATTCTCGTAAGCCCGAAAAAAGGCAAATTAAAAGATATACCCGGCGTTTGCGGAATCGTTGACGGCTCGGTACTGCCGAATTTCTGGGGTCTGGAAGCGGGACAATCGGCTGTCGGAGATATCTTTAACTGGTTCGTAAATTATATCCAGCCGGGCGGGAAAATCGAAGGCTCGCACGAAGAACTGACAAAAAAAGCCGCGAAATTAAAACCTGCCCAGTCGGGCCTGCTCGCACTGGACTGGAACAACGGCAACAGGACAATTCTCGTTGACCAGAGATTGACAGGATTACTTATCGGCCAAACACTTCATACAAAGCCGGAAGAAATTTATCGCGCACTGATTGAGGCGACAGCTTTCGGCGCCTTGACAATTTTTAACCGTTTCGAAGAATACGGAGTAAAAATAAATGAGGTCGTCAACTGCGGCGGCATCGCAGAGAAAAATCCGATGGTAATGCAGATTTACGCGGATATTACCGGCAGGGAAATGAAGGTCTCACGTTCATCGCAAAGCTGTGCGCTGGGTTCGGCAATCGCAGCGGCGGTAATCGCAGGCAAAAAGGCAGGCGGTTTTGATAATTTCGCCTCGGCACAATCCGCGATGTGCGGCGTAAAGAAAAAAACATATAAGCCAAACGCGAAAAATCATAAAGTTTACGCAGAGCTTTATAAACTCTATAAAAAACTTCACGATGCCTTCGGCATAAAAGACAATAAAATTGTGCTTTCAGATGTTATGAAAAAATTGCTCGAAATTAAAGAAAAGGTCAATAAATAATGTTTGAACAATTAAAAAAATCCGTTTGCAAAGCAAATTTAGAACTTCAAAAACAAAACCTCATTATCTACAGCTTCGGTAACGTCAGCGGCATTGACCGTAAAAAAGGCGTTGTCGCCATAAAGCCCAGCGGAATATCTTATGATAAATTAACGCCCGCGAAAATCGTTCTACTCGATTTGCAGGGCAACGTAATCGAAGGCAAACTGAAACCATCATCGGATACGCTGACTCATCTCGAACTGTACCGGATATTTTCCGATATCGGAGGAATTTGTCATACACATTCGACATACGCGACGATGTGGGCACAGGCCTGCCGGGAGATTCCGCCGCTTGGTACGACCGGGGCCGATTATTTCTACGGAGCGGTGCCGGTTACGGATTGCTTAACCGATTCTCAAATCAAAAATGATTACGAACTCAATACCGGCAGGATAATAGCAAAGAGATTTAAAAATATCGACCCGCTTCAGATGCCGGCGATACTGGTCGCCTGTCACGGGCCGTTTACATGGGGCGAAAGTCCGGAAAAGGCCGTGGAAAATGCGGTAGTTTTGGAAAACACAGCCAAGCTTGCGTTCGGGACGGTAATGTTAAATCTGGATATAACGCCGATTTCGAAACTGCTGCTCGACAAGCATTATTTACGCAAGCACGGGAAAAACGCTTACTACGGGCAAAAAACTTGACCGTGTTAATTATTGAATATATGATACCGCTCCATATATAATTTAAAAAAGGAGTTACAAAATATGGCAAACAAGATGACATTCGGAGTTATAGTCGGCAATAGAGGTTTTTTCCCGGCACTGCTGGCCAAAAAGGGCCGTGAGGATATACTGAACATACTTAAGAAAAACGGTTATGACGCTGTTTGTCTTACTGAAAAAGATACGAAGTTCGGAAGCGTCGAGACTTACAGCGACGCGAAAAAATGCGCGGAGCTGTTTGCCAAAAACGCTGATAAAATCGACGGCATAATAATAACGCTGCCTAATTTCGGCGATGAAAAAGGCGCCGCCGAGGTTATCAAAAGCTGCGGTCTGAATGTGCCGATTCTCATCCAGGCCGAATCTGACGACGCGGCAAAGATGAAGGTCGCAAACAGACGCGATTCATTCTGCGGAAAAATCAGCGTCTGCAACAATCTCAGGCAATCTGGAGTTCCATTCACCCTTACAAAATCACATACCGTTAAGGTAAACTCGCCGGAGTTTAAAGCGGAACTCGATGAGTTCGCCGCAGTTTGTCGAATTGTAAAGGGTCTTAAGAACGTAAGATTCGGGGCAATCGGCGCAAGAACAGGCGCATTCAATACAGTCCGTTACAGCGAAAAAATTCTCGAGCTTGCCGGGGTCTCGGTCGAAACACTCGATTTGTCGGAAATTTTCGGCAGAACTGAAAAATTAAGAGAAAACGACAAAGCCGTAAAGGACAAACTGACGGCGATAAAAAAATACGTCTCGACAAAAGGCATTCCGAATAACGCCCTTGTCAGGATGGCGAAATTCGGCTGCGTCGTCGATTGCTGGATTAAAGAACTTAATCTGGCCGGAACGGCGATTCAGTGCTGGACAAGTATGGAAGAATTTTTCGGCGTAGTACCGTGCACTGTTATGAGTATGATGAGTCAGGGACTTTGTCCAAGCGCCTGCGAAGTTGATATAACCGGCCTTTTGGGAATGTATATCCTGCAGCTTGCAGGAAACAAGCCGAGCGCACTGCTCGACTGGAACAATAACTTCGGAACCAATCCCGATAAATGCGTGCTGTTCCACTGCAGCAATCTGCCGAAATCATTTTTCAGGTCGGCAAAGATGGACTACCAGGCAATTATCGCAGGCTCGGTCGGAAAAGATAATACTTATGGAACTATTGTCGGAAGAATCGCTCCGAACAAGGCTACTTTCTGCAGGGTCGCGACAGACGATACGTCCGGCATGATGACGGCATATACCGGTCAGGGAGAATTCACCAACGATACAATAAACAGTTTCGGCGGCTACGGCGTTATGAAGATTAAAAACCTTCAGTCGCTCCTGAAATATATCTGCAAGGCCGGTTTCGAACATCATGTCGCGGTAAATCTCTGCTCCAGTGCCGATGCAATCACAGAAGCCCTTGATAATTATCTGGGCTGGGAAATTTACCGGCATCAATAATGAAACTGCAGGCAAGTAAATCCCGATTAAGAGGCACCATCGCTATCCCCGCGTCCAAATCGCATACTATCCGCGCAGTCGCGATCGCGTCTTTGGCCGATGGTCAAAGTCTTATCAGGAACCCCCTGATTTCCGATGACGCATTAAGCGCTATAAAATGCTATAGCCTACTCGGAGCAAAAACAGACTGCTCGGATAAAACCTGCTGGAAAATTACCGGCACATGCGGAAGATTAAATGCTCCCGATAAAATTATCGACGTCGGCAATTCCGGCACAACGCTGCGATTAGCAGTCGGCTCGGCGGCTCTTTTGCCAAAGGGTAAAAAGGCAACTTTCACCGGCGACGCACAAATACAAACAAGACCGATACAGCCCCTGCTCGATTCGTTAAATGAACTCGGCGCAAAAGCAGGGAGTTTGAAAAATAACGGTTCGGCCCCTGTCGAAATCGAAGGCCGGCTCGTCGGCGGCAAAACAACAATCGAATGTTTCACAAGCCAGTATTTGAGCAGTCTGCTGCTTGCGGCACCATTGGCACAGAAAGACACTGAAATTATTGTGCCCCTGCTCAATGAGCCTGATTATGTGAAGATAACGCTCGACTGGCTCGACTGGCAGGGCATCAAATATGAAAATCAGAATATGAAGCGTTTTATTGTTAAAGGCGGACAGAATTACAAAGCCTTTGACAAACAGATTCCGGCAGATTTTTCGAGCGCGACATTTTTCCTTTGCGCCGCTGCGATACTCGATGCCGATATTACCATCACTGGCCTTGATTTTTCGGACAGCCAGCCGGACAAAGCCGTTGTCGAATATCTTAAACAGATGGGAGCGAAAATCGACATTACTCCTGACGGCGTTCATATAAAATCGAGCCGACTTAAAGGTGTCGAAATCGATATGAACAGAACGCCTGACGCTTTGCCTGCGATGGCGGTAACGGCGGCATTTGCCCGGGGAACTACAAAATTTCTGAATGTTCCGCAGGCAAGGAAAAAAGAAACCGACCGTATAAAATGTATGGCCGAGGAATTGACCAGGTTAGGCGCGAAAGTCGAAGAATTGGCGGACGGCCTGATAGTTCACGGCAGCAAATTAAAGGCAGCTGTTCTTAACGGCAGAGGCGACCACAGGATTGTAATGGCACTTTCTCTTGCGGCTATGGGGCTGGATGAACCCTGCACAATCGGCACAGCAGAGGCGATGAATGTAACATTTCCGGATTTCGTCAAATTAATGAAGCAACTGGGCGCAAATATAAATTTAGCTTGAACAATATAATCTTCCTATTTATACTCTTGCGAACGAATTACTCATAACAACAGGAGATATATAATGTTAGGCTGTCATTTTGGACGGATGTTTCAGGTAACTGTAGCCGGAGGCTCGTATCAGGACGGATTAACCGCTGTAATACAGGGTCATCCCCCTGCCATGCCGATAACTGAACAGGAAATCTACGGCGATTTGCTTTTGCGGAAGCCCGGAGCCGATGAGCTTAGCTCGCCTCGCAAAGAACCCGACCTGCCGGTAATATATACCGGTATTAACGCCGCAGATACCGTTGAAAACGCCAATAACAAGGGACTAACCAACGGCACTCCGCTGACTATTCTTATTCCGAATCTCGACAGGCACTTTATCCATATAAAGCAGTATCAGGATACAAACCGTACACCTCGGCCGGGACATGCCTCTTACGCATCGTTTATGAAATACGGGCCTGCCGATGACGCCATTGGCGCAGGAATCTTCAGCGGAAGATATTCGTCAACTATCGTAGCGGCAGGTTATATCGCCAAAAAGGTGCTTCAGAAGTGCGGCATAGAGATTTTTAGTTTCGTCAGGGAACTTGCGGGCATACGATGCAGACAATTAGATGTTTCCAAAGCTTTCAAATCCACGCAGAACTATAAAAAGATGCGGCGGGACCTTGACCCGTTTTATCAGGAACTATATGTAAACGGCAGAATAAATGCCGAAATGCGATTTCTTGAAAAAATAGCTGTTCTTGCAGAGGTGGAAAAAGAAATCGATAAGATTCGCAATAAAACTCCGAAAACAAATGCTCTTGAAATAGAGGAAAAATACGGCGTACATCACATCCTAAACTGTCCCGACATAGAGACGGCAGAAGAAATGGTAAGTGCCTGCAGCAGGATTTCCGCAAGCGGTGATTCAGCGGGCGGCGTTGTGGAGGTTGTCGTCAAGGGCGTTCCTGCCGGTCTCGGAGAACCGGTTTTTGACAAGCTCGACGCCGAACTGGGGAAAATGCTCGGCATAGGAGCAGTAAAAGGCGTTGAAATAGGTGCGGGCTTTGCTGTAAAGGATATGACCGGCTCGCAGGATAACGACCAGATGCACTCGGAAAAGGGTAAAGTAGTATTCGATTCCAATAATGCCGGCGGTATAACCGGCGGACTTTCAACGGGACAGGATATAGTCATAAGACTTGCAGTAAAACCAACGCCGACAATCGATAAACAACAAAGAACCGTCGACAAATACACGCTTGAGAATAAAATGCTGGCCGCAATTACAAGAAGAGACCCTACAATTGTAGCACGAATCTGGCCGGTAGCTGAAAATTATACCGCGATGATTATTCTTGATAATCTGCTGGCGCATTACGGCTATCAAGCGGTAAAACAAAAATTCGAATAGCCCGTCAAACAGGTCAAAAAAAAGGCCGACGTTAATGTCGGCCTTTTAAATTCAGTAAAAGTTATAAATCTATTTTTCTTCAAGAGGAGCGAAATATTCGCGTTCGGCTTCATTCTGCAGCATAATCGTAGGCTTTACAAGTATCAGCAATACATCCTGATCCTTGATCTTGCTGCGGTTACTGAACAGTCTTCCGATAATAGGCATTTTTGAAAAACCCGGTACGCCTGCCTCTCTGTTAACTTCAGCACTGAGTTTCTGGCCGCCAATCAACAATGTACCGCCGTCCGGCACACTTACATGCGTTTGAACTTCGGAAATTTCCGCGACAGGAAGCTGAATATTATACTGATCACCAGTGGTGTTAGAATAAACAGGATATTGCTTGTCAAGGTCTACTTTTGAATAATTAGCAACTATTACAAGGTCAACATATTTTTTATCGTCGCTTATCCTTGGGGTTACATCAAGCGTAACTCCGTCTGCAACAATTTCAGTTGTAGGATTGGCAATGGTTCTTATCGCAGCAAAATCGGCGTTAGCAGTTATATCCTCAAATTCATAATCTGAAATATAAGCGGATTCCTTGGCTACCACGATAGAAGCCCGTTCACCGCTGAGAACCGTAACCCTTGGAGCTGTAAGCATTTTAGCATCTCTGTGTGCCTGTGTCGCTCTTAAGAAAAACGAGACAGACAAATCATCCATAATCGAACCATACGTACCACCGCCGACAAGGTCTATCGCGCTGGCTATGCCGCCCAGAGAGCCGGGAACAGTTGTAGAAGATGGAGCTGAAAACTCATATGAGCCCTGCTCAAATATCATTGCGCCAAATTTTCCAAACGGTCTGATAAAGAGATTTGTGTCAAGACCAATATCCTCGAGGAAGTTTTCTGTAACAAAAAGAAATCTGGCTTCAATCGAGACCTGCTGGCTGCTTGTTTTACGCAGCTCTTTCATAAACTCTTTGATTTGGTCGTGAATCTGAGGCGTCTGGCTTATAACAAGCCTGTAGATTCCTAATCCATTGATTCCGTAAATAGTGACCGTGCCCTGACCGCCATTGATTAACCAGCTCTCAGGAGAAACCGCATCCTGTATTGTTTGTGCTAAAATAGTAGCCTTTTCTTCAGAGTCTGTACTTGTATCTTCAGCCTGTCCGCCGCCGCCGCTCAGACCGCCGCCGCCGCCGCCACCGCTGGGCAACTGCATTTGCGACTCGAAATTAACCGGTGGGGCTATAAGGTCGGTAATATCATAAACATTAGGAATAAGTTTGCCCGGAAGCGATTCTCTGGTCGCTATTGTCATAACACCCTCTTCAACAGCGAAATCTATGTTTGCAATACCGCCGGAAACCGTGTTCAACACTTCTTTCAGGGCTTTCCCAACAGGGATGCCGGTAAAACCCTGCATTCCTATTACTGTGTCCTGTTCAATATATGCATTGTCGGCGAGGTCTTTCCATCGGACGATAATCTTCAGCGGAGGCTCGACAGATGTTTTTATGATTTCTATCGCCTCATTCAACGGAGTATCCGGAGTAAGAGCGCTTAAATCAACTATCGTTTCAAGCTGTTTGTAAACCGCGACATCGACAGACGGAAGACCTGAGATTATCTCCGGCTTCCTTTTAGCAGCTATGTCCTGCCAGTTACGCGGATATGTGTATAAGTCTGCATGAGGTATCATAGACCTCTGCGTATCAGTTAAAACAGCCTCTTCCTGTTTGCCGATTTCACGTTTAATTTCAAGCTGTGTCCGAAGATTTATAATATCCTCCAGCATCTGCTTGTTTCTTGCTGCTTCTCTGTTTTGCGGGTCAATTGCCAAAAGCGTATCCATCTGGGCAAGAGCCTCATCATATCTCTGCTGCTCCTGATATTCCTGAGCATGCGTCAGGAGGTCCTGTATTCTCTTCTGCTTGTCGGCAGCCTGCTGGGCTCTGAGCTTTTCCTGTGATGCCTGAGCCTCGGTCTTGGCCTTTTCAGCTTTCTGAAGTTCCGTTTCCGACTGACGAGTACCAACCTCGGTTAAAAGCTGCTGCAGTGTGGCAGTATATTGTGTATAATCATCGCCTAAAAGCAGTTTATTCTTTTCGACAACTGCTGAGGCACGCGATATTTCATCTCTGGCCTTGGCAAAGTCCTGCTTGTCTGCATAATCTTTCGCCTTTGCAATGGCTTCATTGACCACAGCCTTCGTGTAGCTTTGCTGAATGCGCTGTTTTTGCTTAACAACCTCAATATAATTCTCTTTTGCCAGTTCCTGCGGCACCTGGACAGGCTCCGACTCAATTACGGCATCATTAGCCTCTACCTGCGGGACAGGAACGATAAACTCCTGGTCAACCTGCGGCTGCTCAACAGGCATCGATACCTGTTCTGTATTGTTGATGTCGTTGGCGTCTACAGATACAAATTTGATATAGTCAGGATTGACAGTCGACGACTGAGTCTGTGTCTGGTCCGCTGTAAATGTCTGGTCAAGGGCGGCAAGTTCTGCATCAACAGCCGCAAGTTCCTGACTGGAAAGCAGACCGCTTTGTTTGACCTGCATATACTTTTGTTTTGCCTGTAAATATTCGCCTTGTGCGGCAAAATTTCTTGCCTGGCTTAACAGTTCTGTTACGATATTTGGTGGCGCAACCTGATTAACTTCCTGCGGACTGGATTGCGAGTCCAGCTCACCGAGAAGTTCGTCAAGTTTGCTCACATCAGAGGCGCTAAGATAGTCTCGATATGCTGCTGCTTTTTGGAGCGTTACCTTTGCCTGGTCATGCATACCTCTCTGGTACTGTTCATAACCAATTTCAAAAATCTGCTTCCCTGTCTGGCGCATAGCCTGAGCTTTGGCAGAAGCATCATCCGCTGTTAAACCAAGCGAAGCTGCCGAGCCAAAAATAAATAGCGCCGCCAAAATGACACCCAACAAAGGCCATCTCGTCGTCGATACACCGATAGACACTGGTTATCTCCTATAATTTATAATTACTTAAAAGTTTAAGATGCTCAGGCAACATCCCAATTTCGTAAAGCCGTTCGGCTCCGTATACTTTATATAATCTACTACTGTTACTGAGATTATCCATCTTAACAAAAACCCTATTTTTTTTCAAGCTAAATTTATGTTTTTAATCAACACTGTTTTCAAGAGTATTTTGCGTTTTTTGGATTTCATCATATAATCCTATTATTCCGGTTATTACATCGGCCGCAGAAGGCTGACTATGGAGTAAAATTTTTAAAAAAAGAGCGATTTAAGAAAATATATAAAACCGATAATTCTCTAAAAGAACTGAACTTATGACAAAATCAGCAATTAGACACAAAATATTAGCCCTGGCACTGGAAACCACCGGCAGAATCGGGTCTGTCGCCCTTGGGTGCGATGGAGATTTATCGGACGAAAAAACATTTTCTGCCCCGCTTCGTCATAGTGCCGAACTATTTGATACTACAACTGAACTATTTAAAAAGTTCAATCAAAAGGCTAACCAGACAAGCCATATCTACATTTCTATCGGTCCCGGCAGCTTTACCGGCATAAGAATTTCGGTGGCGGTCGCAAAAATGATGTCACTGGCGGCACAAAGTAAAATTGTCGCGGTAAACACAAGCGATGCGATGGCGATGAATGTCGAGGACGACAGTATCGGAAAAATTGCCACGATAATCGACGCCAAGCGTGAGCAGTTTTTCGTCGCGGTCTTTGAAAAAAACAACGGCTCATGGCAGAAGATTTTGCCGGACTGCATGATAAAGGCCGGAGAGTTCAAAGAAAAATTCGGCGGCGAGCCAATATGGCTGCTCGGCGAAGGTCTGCTTTACTACGCCAAAAAATTTGAGACAGACAATATTAAAATACTCGATAAGGAATACTGGTCGCCGAGAGCGTCAAATGTTTTCAGAATCGGAACACAAATGGCAGCGGAAGGAAAATTCGCCAACCCGGTCAGCCTTGTACCATTCTATATCCGCCGACCGGAAGCCGAAGAGAACTGGGAGAAAAAACAGGTTAAATCAATCAGCTAATTTACCAAAAAGTGTTAACGCACTTGTCCTGTCAATATTTACATCCGCAAACCGCCCCGCCAGATTAGCCGGGCCGTCAAAAACAACAATATAGTCGCCTGCCGTCCTGCCGATAAGCTGAGGATGTTCCTTTTTGCCGGCTTCATCGAGATGAAATTTTTTGCTTATGCCTTCAACGAGGACTTTTACAGTTTTGCCAATGAAAGATTTGTTTAGTTCGGCACTGATTTTTTCCTGAACCGCAAGAAGTTCGATATTCCTCTGTTTTTTTACTTCCATCGGCACGTTATCGGCCAGTTTTTCATCGGCTCTTGTGCCGGGACGAGGCGAATATTTGAATATATAGCAATTTTTATATTGAGCCTTTTCGACAAGCTCTACAGTTTTTTGAAAATCCTCATCGGTTTCGCCCGAAAACCCGACAATAAAATCGCCCGCTATCGCGATATCAGGGACAATCTCTCTTGCTTTGTCTACAATTTGAAGATATTGGGCGCAGGTATAGCCGCGATTCATAGTTTTGAGGATTTTGTCCGAGCCGCTTTGTGCGGGTATGTGCAGATACCGGCAAATTTTCGGCAGGTCAATCATCGTCTTAAAAATTCTTTCGTCAAAATTTTTTGGATAGCAGGTAACAAACTTAATCCATTCAATACCACCTATATTGCTTACTTCGTAAAGCAAATCCGCGAATGAAAATTTTTCATAATGATATGAATTTACCGTTTGGCCGAGCAGTGTTACCTGTTTTATGCCCGCATCGACAAGTTTTTTAATTTGGGCAACGATTTTTTCAGGCGGCCTCGACGCTTCCGGGCCTCTTACATAAGGCACAACACAATATGAACAGAACTTGTCGCAGCCCCGCATTACACGAACATACGCCTGTGCGGGAAGATTATTTTCCGCTGAGTCATAAGAATATTCAAAATCGTCAAGCTGATTCGATTGCTGCTGTGAAGATTTATGCCTGATATCACTGCTGACGGCAGTTAATTTCGTGTTTTGCTCGATGGTTTTGTTTACAAGATTTACAAGTTCAGGTATCTGCAGCGGCCCGCAGACAATATTAACCGCCTGATGGCTGAGCAAATCCTCTTTTAACCTTTGAGCCATACAGCCGAAGACAGCGACGACAAGATGAGGATTTGTTTTCTTTATGTGCTTCATATGCCCCAAAAGCGAAAGTACTCTTTCTTCGGCATGATTGCGGACAGAGCAGGTATTTACAAGCACAACGTCAGCGTCTCCGACTTCTTCGGTAAATTCAAAACCTGCCTGTATAAAGGAGTTAACAACCAGATTTGTGTCGAGCTTGTTCATTTGACAGCCAAAACTTCG
The sequence above is drawn from the Phycisphaerae bacterium genome and encodes:
- the miaB gene encoding tRNA (N6-isopentenyl adenosine(37)-C2)-methylthiotransferase MiaB; its protein translation is MKIFLRSFGCQMNKLDTNLVVNSFIQAGFEFTEEVGDADVVLVNTCSVRNHAEERVLSLLGHMKHIKKTNPHLVVAVFGCMAQRLKEDLLSHQAVNIVCGPLQIPELVNLVNKTIEQNTKLTAVSSDIRHKSSQQQSNQLDDFEYSYDSAENNLPAQAYVRVMRGCDKFCSYCVVPYVRGPEASRPPEKIVAQIKKLVDAGIKQVTLLGQTVNSYHYEKFSFADLLYEVSNIGGIEWIKFVTCYPKNFDERIFKTMIDLPKICRYLHIPAQSGSDKILKTMNRGYTCAQYLQIVDKAREIVPDIAIAGDFIVGFSGETDEDFQKTVELVEKAQYKNCYIFKYSPRPGTRADEKLADNVPMEVKKQRNIELLAVQEKISAELNKSFIGKTVKVLVEGISKKFHLDEAGKKEHPQLIGRTAGDYIVVFDGPANLAGRFADVNIDRTSALTLFGKLAD